Proteins from one Sabethes cyaneus chromosome 2, idSabCyanKW18_F2, whole genome shotgun sequence genomic window:
- the LOC128733690 gene encoding cyclin-dependent kinase 5 homolog has protein sequence MQKYEKLEKIGEGTYGTVFKGKNRDTLEIVALKRVRLDEDDEGVPSSALREICLLKELKHKNIVRLYDVLHSDKKLTLVFEHCDQDLKKYFDSLNGEIDPDVVKSFMYQLLRGLAFCHSHNVLHRDLKPQNLLINKNGELKLADFGLARAFGIPVKCYSAEVVTLWYRPPDVLFGAKLYTTSIDMWSAGCIFAELANAGRPLFPGSDVDDQLKRIFKLLGTPTEDTWPGITQLSDYKPFPLYPPTTSWSQIVPRLNSKGRDLLQKLLVCRPTLRLSAEQAMAHAYFTEN, from the exons atgcaaaaatacgAGAAACTCGAGAAGATTGGTGAGGGAACATACGGAACTGTTTTCAAAGGTAAAAACCGAGATACCCTGGAAATCGTGGCACTGAAACGAGTTCGTCTGGACGAAGATGATGAGGGTGTTCCGAGTTCGGCACTGCGTGAGATTTGTTTGCTTAAG GAACTGAAGCATAAAAACATTGTTCGACTGTACGATGTGTTGCATTCGGATAAAAAGCTAACTCTCGTCTTCGAGCACTGTGATCAGGATCTCAAAAAGTATTTCGACAGTCTGAATGGGGAGATTGATCCTGATGTAGTGAAGAGTTTCATGTACCAGTTGCTGCGTGGGCTAGCGTTTTGTCACAGTCACAATGTTCTGCACCGGGATTTGAAACCGCAAAATTTACTTATTAATAAAAATGGAGAACTGAAGCTAGCTGACTTTGGGTTGGCTCGCGCGTTTGGTATTCCTGTTAAGTGCTATTCAGCCGAAGTTGTAACGCTATGGTATCGACCCCCGGATGTTCTGTTTGGAGCAAAGTTGTACACAACAAGCATCGATATGTGGTCTGCTGGTTGTATTTTTGCTGAGTTGGCTAATGCTGGTAGACCACTTTTTCCGGGATCGGACGTAGATGATCAGTTGAAAAGAATTTTCAAATTGCTTGGAACACCTACAGAAGACACTTGGCCTGGTATTACTCAACTATCAGATTACAAGCCTTTCCCGC TCTATCCTCCAACCACGTCCTGGAGTCAAATTGTGCCCCGCCTGAATTCTAAAGGACGAGATCTGCTACAAAAACTATTGGTCTGCCGTCCAACACTGAGACTGAGTGCAGAGCAGGCGATGGCACATGCGTATTTCACGGAGAACTGA